The region AGAGCATTTCTAACATGAGTGTAGATATGATCAATTAAGATACATTGATAAGATTGTAGTTTTAGCTTAAGCAAATCTAGGCCGAGTTAGCCTAATTAACAACAATAGACTCCATCCTAAAACAAAGAAATAATAGGAAATATTTTCATTCTCCTCAAATAATCACTCATTAGATGTCTCAAACTTTCAAGATAGAGGAAGCAAATAACCTAGATAACTAATGATTCACTAGCCACATTTGGTGTATCTAAACTTTTCACATACAGTTAGGTACTCCACTTAAGCAAACTGATTTTAGCCCCAGAATCACTTTTGCAGCTAATGCATGCCTCGCCTCTCTAATCAATTAAAGCTTGAAAGTTCAGTGCATGAACACAACCAGCTGGAGGTCAAATCAACCAACGGAGCAATTCTAACATGAGCACATTAACTAAAAAAttcaagatatatatatatatatatatatatcgatAAAATCATAACTTGTGCTAAGATTGATTTAGTAACACCTTAAACTCTTGACTCATGCACTAATTATTGGCAAAGATAAACTTCTTACACGGAGGAGACAATGAGCGAGCTCCACGGTTGCCATGTCGGCCTTTCAAGCACTTTAGAGAATGTCAGATTCATCCCACGAAGTGGCCGCCCCTAGACaccaaattttttatttcttaaacagAATTCCTTTTTCTTTATTATATTCATAGAGACTCCAACAACGCGTGTAAATTAACTGGCGTGagattgttttattttaatcaaatgACTCAGGTTTGATCTAGGTTCGATCATCTGTAGATATAGTTTTGTTAAATATTTGATAGATGAAGTTTTTCCGCTCAAAGTAATTTTACCCGGCTCGAACAGAATTCCCGATACTATTTAAACTAAATAATATTCATGGAGACTCCCACGTTCGTGGTTCAATATATAAAAAACGCGCATGCTAGTTTCAAACTCCTAACTACATCACTATCACCATAATTAATCACAGTTAGTCACTTCTCAATGATTAAATTTAGACCTCCCAGTTGCCAATTTCATCACAATTTTAATAAGCCTAAGGTGTTTAATTAAAGGACATTGAAGAGTTATTATGTTATTCTAAATTATCATAACATAATTTGGTCCCATATGAGTTGTCGTTTGCTTTGTACTTGCCCCACAGTGGACTCTCGAGTTTTTAGTTACATAGAATTAGGACCAATCCATGACAATGATTATGATTTAAAAATTGCTTTGCACAAATGAAGTCAATGCTTATACTAAAATAATATAATGTTACTTGGGATTGGGTATAAATTTGTGTCTCTAGCTTGTGTTGATGGCAAGCAAACATTTAATTAGCTCCATTTTTCAGTGGCATTATTAGAGCACAAATCAGCCTCCTTTTTCTTCCTAAGCCAATTTTTTCTTATCATAACATAGCATATAGCATGGAACCTGTAGGAGTTTTCCCTGATGGAGAATGGGATTTCTTTAGAAGAATGTTTGCAGGTGAGGAGCAAGGTTACTCAAATTTTGCTCTGCAAAATGATGAACTGAACAACATTGGAACACAATTTTGTTCTGCTCCTGAAACTGGTGAAAATGAGCTCATGTTTTATTCTTTAGATGCTCACAACTCAAACTATTCACAGCACATTTCTCAGGAAAATAGTTACAGTAGCAATTGCAGTGGTGACACTGTCTTCAACTATTTTAGTTACCCTGACCATATGCTAGCAAACAATTATACTTGTGGTGCTGCATCCATGGATTTTTGCATGGATGAGAATTATTTTGCATCTTTTGTCCCATCACTACTTGCTGACATTGCAATGGAAGAGAATGTCAACAACTTGAGTGAGCATGTGGGGAGTGAAAGATTGGAGAATTCTGCTGATTACAGACATCAAATTCAGTTGCAGCTGAAAAGGAAGCTTGATGTGCTAGAACCAGAGGTTCCTGCTAATGATAAAACAAACAACAGAGCTGAGAGTCAGAAGAAAAAACCTCGTCTTTCAAAAGATGTAAGTTTTGCCCTTGATTTTTTGACACTATAAATCTGCGTATAAGAGAAACTATATTCGTGCTGAGATAACGAAGCATAtcaatatataataattttatggAAATAGATCTAAGTTAACCTGTATTCCAAATTGATAGTATAATTAATAATCCAGGAAATCCTAATTTATGAATCCTAATTCATAAACTTTGAATGTGGAAGTTTTGTAACATTTGTGTTTGTCCAATATCAGGGCCAAGGTTGCATGAAAAATTCAAGGTCTAAGAAGAACCTGCAGAAACTTGCAAGCAATGGAGAGGAGGCAGAAGAGACTACTACAGGATCAAATGGACAAAGCTCCTGTAGTAGCATCACAGAGGATGATAATGCTTCTATGGAAAATAGTGTAGGAGCTACTTCAATTGGAAAGACGCGAGCCAGTAGGGGATCAGCAACAGATCCCCAGAGTCTCTATGCAAGGGTAATTAGTCGTatatgttatttataatatgtttcttacgtgttaaaattaatttgcaaTGAAGTCTTTTTAATTTGTTAACCATTTTTTCTTAGTCATAAGTGAAGTATTTTTTATATGTTGCAGTTGTATATGTACTTAATTACTCTTTTATGAATCTTgcagaaaagaagagagaaaataaatgaGCGACTGAGAATCCTACAGAATCTTGTCCCAAATGGAACAAAGGTGAATATAGATAGTGTAATTTTCTTGCTTTTAATATAGTGGTAGGTGTGCTAATAAATTCATTGGAGTTGTGCCAAATAACTAATTTCATTGATGGTTGTTATACACAGGTTGATATAAGTACAATGCTTGAAGAGGCAGtgaattatgtgaaattttTGCAGGTTCAGATCAAGGTATGTAGTAGGAGACATGGATTGTCATATTAAAGATATTAACATGTATACAATCAAAATTATAATCCTTGTTTCTTTCTCTTTGTAGCTTTTAAGCTCAGATGATATGTGGATGTATGCTCCTCTTGCTTATAATGGACTTGACATTGGGCTCAATCTCAACCTGAACAGTTCTCCACCACTATGAGTTTCAAGAAGCTAGCAGACTGCAACTACAatcaaaggaaaaacaaagtcCTTGAAAATATATAAAGAAATTGAATAATATGTATATGTAGTAGCTTTGTCTAAAATGCACCACCAAAAATAGATGGTGTATACATGGACTATTGCACCACGGCTTCTTTAGTTTCGCTTTGTAACTACGTGTAATAGAGCTTATAGCATTTTGTAACCATAAGTTCGAAACTCTAATTTTATAAATTTGATGTCACTACTTTTCAACCTGAGAGATGTGGAAAAAAGTGAAGAACAAATCAGCATCAAGAGAGAAACATGAGATAAAGTTACAAACAAGTAGTAGCTAGTTAAAATAAACAATACAACTATACAAGTATATAAAGTGTGcgaaatgaatcaaaacaaaagAGGTTGCTGgattgcagttttagtttttGTATTTAAAGATTGTTTTTAgaaactattttttaaaattgtttttcaaggaaaaaaaaacaatttgaatGAGATGTTTTCTAACATTAAAAAACTAATATTTGAAAACatgcaaaaaagaaaaaagaaaacatcttttagctatttttgtattttaatttttaaaactgaaaatgagaattgTTTTCAAAAGCAAAAAAGATTGTGTCAAataggttttcaaaatttttcagtttttaaatacagaaaaataatttttaaaaaccgtAATTAAACATGCCTTAAccttttcacaattttttttttattccggAACCGTTCAATTTTTTACAAGTTTGCCACAAGATTTTGCAAAATATTTCAATTTAGTACTTGAACTTTATGAAAATTGTAATTTGATTCGTTCTGATTTCGTTGTCCGGTATGCTGGTCTGGCCGAATCAACAACGTGTCTGATCCCGTTGGCAGGTTTTTATGCTTTCGCTCTCTGAGCGATGTCCCGTCCTGATTTGCGTCCCATCCAATGATAAAATGagctttgtttttgttgggtTATGGGGCTTAGGCTTCTCGGTCTCGACAATTGCTCCTTCTGGTTTTAGtcgtttggttttttttttataggcaaatgttagttgttaaaactgttagtaaattaatctctcctttgggttcgaacccgggacccttcacccttcatcccacccaacccttatgtccctagctcttaccacttgagctatccttcggaGACTTAGTCGTTTGGTGCTGTAGAATGCTTGTCAATGTTCAATTTGTGCAGGTGTGTTTATTAGGTGATGTGTTTCATATGTTTTACATGTGGGTTCACCAAAACGGTTGGATTTTAGGCTTTCTTATGTATTATTGGAGGGGATTATACTCACTTTGTTGGGtgttgtttatattatcgaccaTTTATCTAATATAAACTTTTGCTCCCGTCAAAAAAGTATAaacttttgctttcaaaaaaaatcccTAAACTTTGAAATTTTACAAACTAGTCcttgtataatattttttatttcttcctTTTTATCTTGGTTCAGATTCTCAAAATGCGGTTAAAAAAATAGATTCTCAAAATtccaaaaaattaaacaatcaAATAAAACTAGCTACTAAATGAAAATGATGAACATGATTTGTGATTTGAATTTCGGTCCACTTAATTATCACAAATCAATGTGAATTTGAATTGTgtacttcaaaacatttttttggttacagaggAAGAGAAACAAAACGACAAAACTAACTAAGAGAATCTGAAAACAAAGAATCATAAACGAAGGAAGTGGCTGCTTCCAAACTTGAACGGGTGAGCCTTGGCGACAAGCCTCCCGGGCTAGTTTATCAATCGTGTTATTCTTGGCTCGATCAACCTGGAACAAAGTAACATGTTGCATACTCGCCATAACAGCACGAACACGACATATCTCCTCCCTATTCCAGTAGCTTGTAATGTTGGTCCCTTCATGTAGAGCATGGACAGCCCTCGAGCAGTCAGACGAGCACGAGACCTCGTTGTAGCCTATCTCCAGAGCCAttgatgaaaataaaattaaataagtggtCCTGTAACACTTTTTACAAGGAACAACAAAAGTGTTGACGATCAAGCAAAGACAATATACAACAccctaaacaaaacaaaatcaaaacacCATATATAACCTAACACAGTAACACCTACCTACCCGAAAAAACAAACCCCAACGAGCTAAagatcaggaaaaaaaaaataatagccCAAAAGCCCCCAAGCCCCAAGCAACCTATCAAGCGCTTAAAACGTCCTCGAGGgttagcttaagtggtaagagctagggacataagggttggggaggggaaggtccaggatTCAAATCTTGTAAgaaatttgaagggattttctaacttaataacaactaactactaacatttgcctataaaaaaaataaaaaaatcaagcgCTTGAAACCACAATGGCCCAAAAAGCCTCACCTCCAAAACATCTATCCAGCCCTATAAAGATTTGTCTGGTAGAATTTGGGCCGCAATTTAGTCCAAAGAGACAACATTAGAACAGTCATACACTAAGCCCAAGTGTTTACCTATCGAAAGGGAATTCCTTGCTCTATCCATAACGCCTTGAGGTTCTAAGAGCTCTACCAACAAAAGTATCAACTGACTTTGTTCGGATCCAAAAGCTTATGTCGAGCCCTCCGCAAGTGAATAGGATTCCCCAACTACACCCTTGAGCTTACTCTTCTCAACAACCATTGTCTCGGATTCGCACAATTCCTCACATCTCGATCTCGCTTTGATCTCCCCCTACACTTCACTTTTTTAGGCCTTCCCCGAGGATGCGAAACATTCACTTTTGGTTTGCATCCTATCGCTTTCTTGAGGTGCCCTCACCTTTTATAGAGCTCTAAACTGGAATTGAAACCAGGATAGTCTTCCAATACAACCTTCTCTCCACATTGCGAGAGAGAGATCCCAAACCGAAAAAGTCGTATGCCTgccaacatactcaaaaccgcCGACCAACTCTGCTGAATTAACCAACTCCAACTCCTCACAAGGAACTTCATGACATCCACCTAAATGCTCATTAACGGAGCATGCCTTGTCTTCCAAAACCGGAAAAACACCCACAGAAAAATCTCCAGCCAAACCTTGGATAGGCACCTGCACCTCGCCGAGATGCATCGCCCCTCTTCCTCATGTCGAAGCACATCCTTAGTCTCAAGAAACAAAAACGTATCCAACTTGTCTATGTAAGAATGCTTATCGGTTGAAGCCATCCAACGACTTGCAAGGAAGATTTCAGGAAACAAAAAATCACCAGGGGCCCTGATGCCCTCCTCCAAACAATTTGAGGCCTCAACAAAAAATCAATCTTTCACATAAAAAGGAGAAGCAGAGCATCACCCAACATGTCTTCCCAAAATGACATCCCTCCACAATCTTGAAAACAGATGCGAAGTAGGCCGTCAATCCTGTCTTGAAACAGAAAGCATTCCTCACATCCAAATGAAGCTAAAGAATCAACATCCCACCCTAAGGGAAATCTTGCGCGTGAAACCGACAAGGCAAGACCCACCCCAGCATAAGGCCACTGATCAGAGAGAGATCGTcgtctcatcttcttcattgaaAGAAAATGAGCGAACCCAAATCGGCAGAATCTCCCAATTTTTCGTTGCCGCTACACAAACACACTATTGAGCTTACCATGTCTAGCAAAAAGATCCTTAATCTATTGGTACCCATCGAATCTAAGATCCCATCTATGAAGAGGGTAGTAAGAAATTGTGACGAAGCATCAACTCTTCAAAAACAATCGTCATTCGAATCCTCCAGCTCCTTATTACTTAAACAAacacctaattttttttttaaactacaaacacctaaaaagttaaaaattggattattatcttttaattacaattttttcTTACCAGAAAGTAAGAACGGACTTTCATTCAATTACATTTAATTCTACAAATAAACCCTTATAAAAAAAGTTTAGCAATTATCAAATCACACCCTTGCACTAACGAAATCTTGATATTCTATTCCCATATGACCCTCTCCATGTATAATCAAAACGACAGCGGAGTGAAGGCACACTTCTCTCCTCCCCAACCACCATGGCTTCACTCGAGCAGCCACCGAAGAAGCGCAAGCTCTACGACTCTCTCCCGGAGTCTCCGCCGCCGCCTCCACCTCTGCCGCACGAACCAAGCACACCGCCCTCCCCTCAAACCCTACCtcattctcctcctcctcctccgccacCGTCAACTCCGCCGCTGTCTCAGGATGAGATTCTCGCCAAGCGGAGGAACAAGGACGAAATTCGAACCGTCTATGAAGTTTACAAGCGGATCAAGTTTTGCTTGCTCCGCAAAGATGGTCCCTCTGCCATTCCTGACCTTGAACAGGGCTACCTCGCTCTCATCACTTCTTCCAGAGGTAACCAACCGCTTCTTGCTGCATTCTTTGTTGATTAAATACATGTTCTCCGTGTTCGATTTTACTTTTCAACTGTATGATTGTAATTGAATTGTGATTTGGGAAAATCTATTGCTGCATTCTTTGTTGATTATATCGCGCAAGTCGCGGTATGAACACTTTGAGTTGTGTTATCGAAAAAATGCACACCGCACTCTAAATTGCGATATgcattttgtatttttataccGCACTTTAAGCGCGGTATGCATTTCTCGAAAGGGGGCGGCATGAATGAGTGAGGATGATTGCTTTTCTTGGTCGGATGTTGTTTGTCCAAGAATTCAAGTCATGTTGAAATTGTTTAGTGAGTGATGATGATATTTCTTGAATCAGAAATCTTATTTTTACCACTTTTGATGTGTTTTGTTAAATATAATTTCATTTCAAATGTTCTCTTGTAGTTTCAAATTCCAGATGTGTGTGGAAGATTGTCAAGCCTCTATTATGTATTTTGCATAAAGTGTCAAGTATGCAGTTCTAGGCAAGTTAGTCATGAGCAAAATTTTATCTTGAAACGGTTAGGGGAGTCAAAGTCACTAATCAGAATCCTATATTGAATAGTAAGATTTTACAAAATTCATTTATGTGTGTGTGTGCCTGCGCATATAAATTCATATAGATGtaaaatagcataaataaataaaaaacgttTAAATATCTGAAACACTTAAATAATCTTGCACTGGTATATTAGTATCCATATTCTATAAGAATGTAATGCATAAGCCGTCCAAACACCAAACATCAGGTTTCTGACAAGTTCCAAGGCATAGAGCTCAAACACATTAACTTTGAGAAGATGTTCAACAAGAAAGGGGAGCAGCAA is a window of Lotus japonicus ecotype B-129 chromosome 5, LjGifu_v1.2 DNA encoding:
- the LOC130718717 gene encoding transcription factor bHLH84-like, giving the protein MEPVGVFPDGEWDFFRRMFAGEEQGYSNFALQNDELNNIGTQFCSAPETGENELMFYSLDAHNSNYSQHISQENSYSSNCSGDTVFNYFSYPDHMLANNYTCGAASMDFCMDENYFASFVPSLLADIAMEENVNNLSEHVGSERLENSADYRHQIQLQLKRKLDVLEPEVPANDKTNNRAESQKKKPRLSKDGQGCMKNSRSKKNLQKLASNGEEAEETTTGSNGQSSCSSITEDDNASMENSVGATSIGKTRASRGSATDPQSLYARKRREKINERLRILQNLVPNGTKVDISTMLEEAVNYVKFLQVQIKLLSSDDMWMYAPLAYNGLDIGLNLNLNSSPPL